One window from the genome of Hoplias malabaricus isolate fHopMal1 chromosome 18, fHopMal1.hap1, whole genome shotgun sequence encodes:
- the LOC136675119 gene encoding protocadherin gamma-A12-like — MRGKGLSTFLFPLAVLSLLRRSHGDLSYAVPEEMKRGSVVGNVAADLGLDPKRFSERKARLNVDGGGRRFLDIDYSSGKMTVAEVVDREELCASRTSCVLKYSLVLEKPLELHAVTVQIEDVNDNAPQFSTDVIKLEIRESAVKGTVFLLGEAHDADVGQNTVQGYSLEKNGHFSLRIGTNADGGKYSELVLDKELDREQEKYMNLLLTATDGGRPQRSGSVEINITVLDANDNVPVFSQSTYRVSLPENSAVGTSVVTVSARDADEGVNGEVTYEFSRLSDKAARIFSLDKVSGEIKLIGNIDYETESLYELRIQAKDGLGLASNAKVVVEVIDVNDNEPVIVIQSISNPVPENTDSATEVGIINVQDKDAGGNQPIRCTIQGNVPFTLNPSIKNFYSIVTTGPLDREQVADYNITITATDEGMPPLSSSKVIHLSVSDVNDNPPVFDEQSYSAYIAENNKAGTSICSVTARDPDWRQNGTVLYSLLPSEVNSVPVSSFLSINADTGVIHAVRSFDYEQFRSLKVQVVSRDNGSPPLSSNATVSVFITDENDNSPQILYPAPEGKSLMTEMVPKAALSGSLVSKVIAVDADSGQNAWLSYRIVKSTDPGLFSMGVHSGEIRVQRDISESDSMKQNLVISVRDNGQPPLSATCSVYLLISDNLAEVPELKDMTYEEKSSKLTSYLIIALVSVSTFFLTFIILILAVRFCRRRKPRLLFDGAVAIPSAYLPPNYAEVEGAGTLRSSYNYDAYLTTGSHTSDFKFIRSYNDSTLPAGGTLRKSPDDPFGSSFNEAHGEEVRETLFI, encoded by the coding sequence ATGCGTGGAAAAGGATTGAGCACGTTTTTGTTTCCCCTTGCTGTGCTCTCTTTGCTGCGCCGCAGTCATGGCGACCTGAGCTACGCTGTTCCGGAGGAGATGAAGCGAGGGTCGGTGGTGGGGAATGTTGCAGCGGATCTCGGCTTGGATCCTAAAAGGTTCTCGGAAAGAAAGGCGCGTCTGAATGTGGATGGCGGCGGAAGGCGTTTCCTGGACATCGATTACAGCTCTGGGAAGATGACTGTGGCGGAGGTGGTTGACCGGGAGGAGCTTTGCGCTTCGAGGACCTCGTGTGTGTTAAAATACAGTCTCGTGCTGGAGAAACCGCTGGAGCTGCACGCGGTCACTGTGCAAATTGAGGATGTTAATGACAACGCACCACAGTTTTCAACGGATGTGATTAAGCTTGAGATTCGCGAATCAGCGGTAAAAGGCACCGTGTTTCTTTTGGGTGAGGCTCACGATGCGGACGTTGGACAAAACACAGTTCAAGGATATTCCCTGGAGAAGAACGGACATTTTTCTTTACGCATTGGAACCAACGCTGATGGCGGTAAATACAGCGAGCTGGTGTTGGATAAAGAGCTTGACCGTGAACAGGAAAAGTACATGAATTTACTGCTGACCGCCACTGATGGCGGTAGACCACAGAGATCTGGATCTGTGGAAATAAACATCACTGTACTAGACGCTAATGACAATGTCCCTGTGTTCAGCCAATCAACATATAGAGTCAGTCTGCCTGAAAACTCCGCAGTGGGCACCTCAGTGGTGACTGTGAGCGCACGTGATGCTGATGAAGGAGTAAATGGAGAAGTAACATATGAATTTAGTCGTTTGTCCGATAAAGCAGCAAGgattttttctttggacaaggTCAGTGGTGAAATTAAACTGATTGGCAACATTGATTATGAAACAGAGTCTCTTTATGAACTGCGCATCCAAGCGAAAGACGGCCTAGGCTTAGCATCTAATGCTAAAGTTGTTGTTGAAGTGATAGATGtcaatgacaatgagcctgttATTGTCATTCAGTCCATTTCTAATCCAGTCCCTGAAAATACAGACTCTGCCACTGAGGTGGGCATCATCAACGTACAGGATAAAGATGCAGGTGGAAACCAACCCATCCGCTGCACCATCCAGGGGAATGTGCCATTTACGTTAAACCCCTCCATCAAAAACTTTTATTCTATAGTGACAACTGGACCACTGGACCGAGAACAAGTGGCAGACTACAACATCACAATAACAGCCACTGATGAAGGCATGCCGCCATTATCTTCATCAAAAGTCATCCATTTATCTGTGTCAGACGTGAACGACAACCCCCCTGTGTTTGATGAGCAGTCCTACAGCGCTTATATAGCTGAGAACAACAAAGCAGGCACCTCCATCTGCTCCGTGACCGCGAGAGACCCAGACTGGAGGCAGAACGGCACAGTGCTGTATTCTCTGCTGCCCAGTGAGGTGAACAGTGTTCCGGTGTCCTCCTTCCTCTCCATCAACGCAGACACGGGGGTGATCCACGCCGTGAGGTCGTTTGACTACGAGCAGTTCAGGAGCCTGAAAGTCCAGGTGGTGTCCAGAGACAACGGCTCTCCTCCGCTCAGCAGCAACGCCACCGTGAGTGTGTTCATAACAGACGAGAACGATAACTCTCCACAGATATTATACCCTGCTCCAGAGGGGAAGTCTTTAATGACCGAGATGGTCCCTAAAGCCGCTCTGTCCGGCTCTCTGGTGTCCAAGGTGATCGCCGTGGACGCCGACTCCGGACAGAACGCGTGGCTGTCCTATCGGATCGTAAAGTCCACCGATCCGGGCCTTTTCAGCATGGGTGTCCACAGCGGAGAGATCAGGGTCCAGCGGGACATCAGTGAATCTGACAGCATGAAGCAGAACCTTGTTATTTCAGTGAGAGATAACGGACAGCCCCCTCTCTCTGCGACGTGTTCTGTCTATCTGCTGATTTCTGATAACCTGGCTGAAGTTCCAGAGCTGAAGGACATGACTTATGAAGAGAAGAGCTCCAAACTAACGTCCTATCTGATCATCGCTCTGGTGTCGGTGTCCACCTTCTTCCTGACCTTCATCATCCTGATCCTGGCTGTGAGGTTCTGTCGCAGGAGAAAGCCCAGACTGTTGTTTGATGGAGCAGTGGCCATTCCCAGCGCGTACCTCCCTCCCAACTACGCAGAGGTGGAGGGAGCCGGGACTCTCCGCAGTTCTTACAATTATGACGCGTATCTGACCACAGGGTCCCACACCAGTGACTTCAAGTTCATCAGATCCTACAATGACAGCACTCTTCCTGCTGGGGGCACTCTGAGGAAGAGCCCGGACGACCCCTTTGGTTCCAGCTTTAATGAGGCACATGGGGAGGAGGTGAGGGAGACCCTGTTTATATGA
- the LOC136675122 gene encoding protocadherin beta-16-like — translation MGRKACCRFIVHWVSFFSVLGFVRGDLTYTLPEETKRQYVIGNIAKDLGIDVKLLSVRRARIDTEDNGKRYCDINTRTGDLTVCETIDREELCGSASPCILSYELVLENPLEVHRVSLQIQDINDNAPRFPKERIALEISESADKGHRFRLDEAYDSDIGNNGVNGYSLESNDFFVLSVHGNADGGKYAELVLDKELDREQQKDMSLVLTATDGGSPQKSGTVMIHIHVLDANDNTPVFTQSVYKVNLAENAPLDTAVVTVSATDADEGANGEVSYEFSRASDKISRLFAIDKVTGQVRVKGDIDYEKEKHHEIGIQAKDGSGLASTAKIMIDITDVNDNVPRIILKSLNDPVPEDTAVGAEVAIINVQDKDSGDNRQIRCSIQNNVPFKLNPSIKNYFSLVTTSPLDREKESDYNITITATDGGSPPLSSSMTIHLSVSDVNDNPPVFDEQSYSAYVAENNKAGTSICSVTARDPDWRQNGTVLYSLLPSEVNGVPVSSFLSINADTGVIHAVRSFDYEQFRSLKVQVVSRDNGSPPLSSNATVSVFITDENDNSPQILYPAPEGKSLMTEMVPKAALSGSLVSKVIAVDADSGQNAWLSYRIVKSTDPGLFSMGVHSGEIRVQRDISESDSMKQNLVISVRDNGQPPLSATCSVYLLISDNLAEVPELKDMTYEEKSSKLTSYLIIALVSVSTFFLTFIILILAVRFCRRRKPRLLFDGAVAIPSAYLPPNYAEVEGAGTLRSSYNYDAYLTTGSHTSDFKFIRSYNDSTLPAGGTLRKSPDDPFGSSFNEAHGEEVRETSLNV, via the coding sequence ATGGGACGCAAGGCGTGTTGTCGTTTCATAGTCCACTGggtttctttcttctccgtgCTGGGCTTTGTGCGCGGAGATTTGACCTACACGCTTCCAGAAGAAACGAAGCGTCAGTACGTGATTGGAAACATAGCCAAGGATCTCGGGATAGACGTTAAATTATTGTCAGTTCGGAGAGCGCGGATAGACACGGAGGACAACGGCAAACGGTACTGTGACATCAACACGAGAACGGGGGatttgactgtgtgtgagacaaTAGAccgagaggagctgtgtgggtcAGCGTCTCCCTGCATTCTCAGCTATGAGCTCGTTCTGGAAAACCCTCTTGAAGTCCATCGCGTGTCTCTTCAAATTCAGGACATAAATGACAACGCCCCGAGATTCCCTAAGGAGCGCATCGCGTTGGAAATCAGTGAGTCAGCGGACAAGGGGCATCGTTTTCGTCTGGATGAAGCTTATGACTCTGACATCGGGAATAACGGAGTTAATGGATATTCGCTGGAGAGCAATGACTTCTTTGTTTTGTCCGTTCACGGGAACGCGGACGGTGGAAAATACGCGGAGTTAGTGCTGGACAAGGAGCTGGACCGTGAGCAGCAGAAGGACATGAGTTTAGTTCTCACAGCCACTGATGGCGGCAGCCCACAGAAGTCTGGTACAGTAATGATCCACATTCATGTTCTGGACGCTAATGACAACACCCCCGTTTTCACTCAGTCTGTTTACAAAGTTAATCTCGCGGAAAATGCACCTTTGGACACAGCAGTGGTCACTGTTAGCGCCACAGACGCTGATGAAGGAGCAAACGGTGAGGTCAGTTATGAGTTCAGTCGGGCTTCAGATAAAATAAGCAGACTGTTTGCTATTGATAAAGTAACGGGGCAGGTTCGAGTTAAAGGGGACATCGActatgaaaaagaaaaacatcatGAAATAGGAATCCAGGCAAAGGACGGTTCTGGATTAGCGTCTACAGCAAAAATTATGATAGACATCACTGATGTAAACGACAACGTACCACGAATAATTCTAAAATCACTGAACGACCCTGTACCTGAGGACACTGCAGTGGGGGCTGAGGTGGCCATCATTAACGTCCAGGATAAAGATTCAGGAGATAATAGACAGATCCGCTGCTCCATTCAGAACAACGTTCCCTTCAAACTGAACCCATCCATCAAGAACTACTTCTCTTTGGTCACTACAAGCCCCCTGgaccgagagaaagagagcgattACAACATCACCATCACTGCCACAGACGGAGGATCTCCACCTTTATCCTCCTCAATGACCATCCATTTATCTGTGTCAGACGTGAACGACAACCCCCCTGTGTTTGATGAGCAGTCCTACAGCGCTTATGTAGCTGAGAACAACAAAGCAGGCACCTCCATCTGCTCCGTGACTGCGAGAGACCCAGACTGGAGGCAGAACGGCACAGTGCTGTATTCTCTGCTGCCCAGTGAGGTGAACGGTGTTCCGGTGTCCTCCTTCCTCTCCATCAACGCAGACACGGGGGTGATCCACGCCGTGAGGTCATTTGACTACGAGCAGTTCAGGAGCCTGAAAGTCCAGGTGGTGTCCAGAGACAACGGCTCTCCTCCGCTCAGCAGCAACGCCACCGTGAGTGTGTTCATAACAGACGAGAACGATAACTCTCCACAGATATTATACCCTGCTCCAGAGGGGAAGTCTTTAATGACCGAGATGGTCCCTAAAGCCGCTCTGTCCGGCTCTCTGGTGTCCAAGGTGATCGCCGTGGACGCCGACTCCGGACAGAACGCGTGGCTGTCCTATCGGATCGTAAAGTCCACCGATCCGGGCCTTTTCAGCATGGGTGTCCACAGCGGAGAGATCAGGGTCCAGCGGGACATCAGTGAATCTGACAGCATGAAGCAGAACCTTGTTATTTCAGTGAGAGATAACGGACAGCCCCCTCTCTCTGCGACGTGTTCTGTCTATCTGCTGATTTCTGATAACCTGGCTGAAGTTCCAGAGCTGAAGGACATGACTTATGAAGAGAAGAGCTCCAAACTAACGTCCTATCTGATCATCGCGCTGGTGTCGGTGTCCACCTTCTTCCTGACCTTCATCATCCTGATCCTGGCTGTGAGGTTCTGTCGCAGGAGAAAGCCCAGACTGTTGTTTGATGGAGCAGTGGCCATTCCCAGCGCGTACCTCCCTCCCAACTACGCAGAGGTGGAGGGAGCCGGGACTCTCCGCAGTTCTTACAATTATGACGCGTATCTGACCACAGGGTCCCACACCAGTGACTTCAAGTTCATCAGATCCTACAATGACAGCACTCTTCCTGCTGGGGGCACTCTGAGGAAGAGCCCGGACGACCCCTTTGGCTCCAGCTTTAATGAGGCACATGGGGAGGAGGTGAGGGAGACCTCTTTAAATGTTTAG
- the LOC136675120 gene encoding protocadherin beta-16-like — MGLGILSASSSTLQLALLFFCWSLVCADLSYTVPEETRRQFVIGNIAKDLGIAAQRLSARKARINTEDSSKRYVDINLSTGDLTVTETMDREVLCGSRMNCVLNYELVLANPLEVHHVSIKIEDINDNAPKFLNEIITFEIHELASKGQRYPLDEAHDSDIGQNGVNGYSLEKNHHFILSVQDNKRGKKYAELVLDKELDREEQKEMDLVLTAVDGGTPQRSGTAVIHITVLDANDNVPVFTQSVYKVSLAENAPLGTEVVTVRATDADEGANGAVSYEFSSMSENVAQLFSVDKVTGEIKVRGDIDYEKETSYEIGVQAKDGSGLASTANIVIDIVDVNDNAPNIILTSLNNPVPEDTAVGAEVAIINVQDKDSGDNRQIRCSIQNNVPFKLNPSIKNYFSLVTTSPLDREKESDYNITITATDGGSPPLSSSMTIHLSVSDVNDNPPVFDEQSYSAYVAENNKAGTSICSVTARDPDWRQNGTVLYSLLPSEVNGVPVSSFLSINADTGVIHAVRSFDYEQFRSLKVQVVSRDNGSPPLSSNATVSVFITDENDNSPQILYPAPEGKSLMTEMVPKAALSGSLVSKVIAVDADSGQNAWLSYRIVKSTDPGLFSMGVHSGEIRVQRDISESDSMKQNLVISVRDNGQPPLSATCSVYLLISDNLAEVPELKDMTYEEKSSKLTSYLIIALVSVSTFFLTFIILILAVRFCRRRKPRLLFDGAVAIPSAYLPPNYAEVEGAGTLRSSYNYDAYLTTGSHTSDFKFIRSYNDSTLPAGGTLRKSPDDPFGSSFNEAHGEEIHFIPFLASLLLLDVVGEIKPLMWTETLKAWC; from the exons ATGGGCCTCGGGATTCTTTCAGCTTCGTCATCTACTCTGCAGCTAGCGCTGTTGTTCTTCTGCTGGAGCCTCGTCTGCGCAGATCTCAGCTACACCGTTCCCGAGGAAACCAGGCGTCAGTTTGTGATCGGAAATATTGCAAAAGATCTCGGAATCGCTGCTCAGAGGCTGTCGGCTCGAAAGGCCAGAATAAACACGGAGGACAGCAGCAAACGGTACGTCGACATTAATCTGAGCACCGGAGATCTGACCGTGACGGAGACAATGGACAGAGAGGTGCTTTGCGGATCCAGAATGAACTGTGTTTTGAATTATGAGCTGGTTTTAGCGAATCCACTGGAAGTGCACCATGTCTCTATTAAAATTGAGGATATTAATGACAATGCACCTAAGTTTCTGAACGAAATAATTACGTTTGAAATTCACGAGTTAGCTTCAAAGGGGCAGCGTTATCCTCTGGATGAAGCTCATGACTCTGACATCGGGCAGAACGGGGTTAATGGATACTCACTGGAGAAGAACCATCATTTCATTTTGTCTGTTCAGGATAACAAACGGGGAAAGAAATATGCAGAACTGGTTCTGGACAAAGAGCTGGACCGTGAAGAGCAGAAGGAAATGGACCTGGTTCTGACTGCAGTGGACGGAGGCACTCCTCAGAGATCAGGAACTGCCGTTATACACATCACTGTGCTGGACGCTAATGATAATGTCCCCGTGTTTACTCAGTCTGTTTATAAAGTGTCTCTGGCTGAGAACGCTCCACTGGGAACTGAAGTAGTGACGGTGAGGGCCACAGACGCTGATGAAGGAGCAAATGGAGCTGTGTCTTATGAGTTTAGTTCTATGTCTGAAAATGTAGCACAGTTATTTTCTGTTGATAAAGTGACCGGTGAAATCAAGGTAAGAGGAGACATTGATTATGAAAAAGAAACTTCATATGAAATTGGAGTCCAGGCCAAAGATGGGTCAGGTTTAGCGTCTACTGCAAACATCGTTATAGACATTGTGGATGTGAATGACAATGCTCCAAATATCATTCTCACATCTCTAAACAACCCTGTACCTGAGGACACTGCAGTGGGGGCTGAGGTGGCCATCATTAACGTCCAGGATAAAGATTCAGGAGATAATCGACAGATCCGCTGCTCCATTCAGAACAACGTTCCCTTCAAACTGAACCCATCCATCAAGAACTACTTCTCTCTGGTCACTACAAGCCCCCTGgaccgagagaaagagagcgattACAACATCACCATCACTGCCACAGACGGAGGATCTCCACCTTTATCCTCCTCAATGACCATCCATTTATCTGTGTCAGACGTGAACGACAACCCCCCTGTGTTTGATGAGCAGTCCTACAGCGCTTATGTAGCTGAGAACAACAAAGCAGGCACCTCCATCTGCTCCGTGACTGCGAGAGACCCAGACTGGAGGCAGAACGGCACAGTGCTGTATTCTCTGCTGCCCAGTGAGGTGAACGGTGTTCCGGTGTCCTCCTTCCTCTCCATCAACGCAGACACGGGGGTGATCCACGCCGTGAGGTCATTTGACTACGAGCAGTTCAGGAGCCTGAAAGTCCAGGTGGTGTCCAGAGACAACGGCTCTCCTCCGCTCAGCAGCAACGCCACCGTGAGTGTGTTCATAACAGACGAGAACGATAACTCTCCACAGATATTATACCCTGCTCCAGAGGGGAAGTCTTTAATGACCGAGATGGTCCCTAAAGCCGCTCTGTCCGGCTCTCTGGTGTCCAAGGTGATCGCCGTGGACGCCGACTCCGGACAGAACGCGTGGCTGTCCTATCGGATCGTAAAGTCCACCGATCCGGGCCTTTTCAGCATGGGTGTCCACAGCGGAGAGATCAGGGTCCAGCGGGACATCAGTGAATCTGACAGCATGAAGCAGAACCTTGTTATTTCAGTGAGAGATAACGGACAGCCCCCTCTCTCTGCGACGTGTTCTGTCTATCTGCTGATTTCTGATAACCTGGCTGAAGTTCCAGAGCTGAAGGACATGACTTATGAAGAGAAGAGCTCCAAACTAACGTCCTATCTGATCATCGCGCTGGTGTCGGTGTCCACCTTCTTCCTGACCTTCATCATCCTGATCCTGGCTGTGAGGTTCTGTCGCAGGAGAAAGCCCAGACTGTTGTTTGATGGAGCAGTGGCCATTCCCAGCGCGTACCTCCCTCCCAACTATGCAGAGGTGGAGGGAGCCGGGACTCTCCGCAGTTCTTACAATTATGACGCGTATCTGACCACAGGGTCCCACACCAGTGACTTCAAGTTCATCAGATCCTACAATGACAGCACTCTTCCTGCTGGGGGCACTCTGAGGAAGAGCCCGGACGACCCCTTTGGTTCCAGCTTTAACGAGGCACATGGGGAGGAG ATTCACTTCATTCCATTTCTTGCCAGTCTACTCTTGCTTGATGTTGTTGGAGAGATTAAGCCACTGATGTGGACAGAGACACTAAAAGCATGGTGTTGA
- the LOC136675123 gene encoding protocadherin gamma-A11-like, giving the protein MGGLRIWALCFLLFHELVLCNGDLSYSILEELSRGHVVGNLAKDLGLDAKTLAARNARLDADGGSKRFCELDLRRGALVVSEAADREELCGSQTTCVLKYELVLERPLELHGIVVNVQDINDNPPQFSLNEIKLEIRESADKGTSFFLGEAHDADLGQNAVQGYSLERNSHFSLNVRANSDGGKYAELVLDKELDREKEQQLTLSLSAHDGGDPPRSGSAVIHITVLDANDNSPVFSQSVYRVSLPENAPVGTVVVAVNATDADEGVNGEVTYEFSRLSDKAARLFSLDKISGEIKVAGAIDFEEKSYYEMRVQAKDGLGSASDAKVVVDVTDVNDNSPKIVVKSLMNPFPENVSPGTEVGIINVQDEDSGQNRQVRCFIQEHVPFKLNPSIKNYYSIVTTSDVDRELVSDFNITITATDEGTPPLSSSMTIHLSVSDVNDNPPVFDEQSYSAYVAENNKAGTSICSVTARDPDWRQNGTVLYSLLPSEVNGVPVSSFLSINADTGVIHAVRSFDYEQFRSLKVQVVSRDNGSPPLSSNATVSVFITDENDNSPQILYPAPEGKSLMTEMVPKAALSGSLVSKVIAVDADSGQNAWLSYRIVKSTDPGLFSMGVHSGEIRVQRDISESDSMKQNLVISVRDNGQPPLSATCSVYLLISDNLAEVPELKDMTYEEKSSKLTSYLIIALVSVSTFFLTFIILILAVRFCRRRKPRLLFDGAVAIPSAYLPPNYAEVEGAGTLRSSYNYDAYLTTGSHTSDFKFIRSYNDSTLPAGGTLRKSPDDPFGSSFNEAHGEEVRETSSHFKLI; this is encoded by the coding sequence ATGGGAGGATTGCGCATCTGGGCTCTTTGCTTTCTTTTGTTTCACGAGCTCGTTCTCTGCAATGGCGACCTGAGCTACTCCATCCTGGAGGAGCTGAGCCGGGGGCATGTTGTCGGGAACCTGGCCAAGGACCTCGGACTGGACGCTAAAACACTCGCGGCTAGAAATGCGCGTTTGGACGCGGACGGAGGCAGCAAACGTTTCTGTGAACTGGACCTGAGGAGGGGAGCCCTCGTTGTTTCAGAAGCCGCAGACAGAGAGGAGCTTTGCGGCTCGCAGACGACGTGTGTTCTGAAGTATGAGCTCGTGCTCGAGAGACCGCTGGAGCTGCACGGAATTGTTGTGAATGTGCAAGATATTAACGATAATCCTCCGCAGTTTTCTTTGAATGAAATTAAGCTTGAAATTCGCGAGTCTGCGGATAAGGGGACGTCGTTTTTCTTGGGAGAAGCCCATGACGCTGATTTAGGACAGAATGCAGTGCAGGGATATTCGCTTGAAAGAAACAGTCACTTCTCTTTAAACGTGCGCGCTAATTCAGACGGAGGGAAATACGCAGAGCTAGTGCTCGATAAGGAGCTGGATCGTGAGAAAGAACAGCAGCTTACGTTGTCTCTATCCGCTCATGATGGCGGAGACCCACCAAGGTCAGGCTCTGCAGTTATTCACATCACTGTGCTGGACGCTAACGATAACTCTCCGGTCTTTAGTCAGTCTGTTTACAGAGTCAGTCTCCCTGAAAACGCACCTGTAGGCACCGTGGTAGTAGCAGTGAACGCTACGGATGCAGACGAGGGCGTAAACGGGGAGGTGACTTACGAGTTTAGTCGACTGTCTGATAAAGCTGCGAGGCTCTTCTCTCTGGACAAGATCAGTGGAGAAATTAAAGTGGCTGGCGCTATTGATTTTGAAGAGAAGTCCTACTACGAGATGCGTGTGCAGGCAAAAGATGGTCTGGGATCTGCATCTGACGCAAAGGTGGTCGTGGATGTCACGGACGTAAACGATAACAGTCCGAAAATAGTCGTTAAGTCTCTGATGAACCCTTTCCCTGAGAATGTTAGTCCAGGGACAGAAGTGGGCATCATAAACGTTCAGGACGAAGACTCTGGACAAAACCGACAGGTCAGGTGTTTCATTCAAGAACATGTCCCTTTTAAACTGAACCCATCAATAAAGAATTACTACTCTATAGTAACTACGAGTGACGTGGACAGAGAGCTGGTTTCAGACTTTAACATCAccatcactgccacagatgaagGAACTCCACCTTTATCCTCCTCAATGACCATCCATTTATCTGTGTCAGACGTGAACGACAACCCCCCTGTGTTTGATGAGCAGTCCTACAGCGCTTATGTAGCTGAGAACAACAAAGCAGGCACCTCCATCTGCTCCGTGACTGCGAGAGACCCAGACTGGAGGCAGAACGGCACAGTGCTGTATTCTCTGCTGCCCAGTGAGGTGAACGGTGTTCCGGTGTCCTCCTTCCTCTCCATCAACGCAGACACGGGGGTGATCCACGCCGTGAGGTCATTTGACTACGAGCAGTTCAGGAGCCTGAAAGTCCAGGTGGTGTCCAGAGACAACGGCTCTCCTCCGCTCAGCAGCAACGCCACCGTGAGTGTGTTCATAACAGACGAGAACGATAACTCTCCACAGATATTATACCCTGCTCCAGAGGGGAAGTCTTTAATGACCGAGATGGTCCCTAAAGCCGCTCTGTCCGGCTCTCTGGTGTCCAAGGTGATCGCCGTGGACGCCGACTCCGGACAGAACGCGTGGCTGTCCTATCGGATCGTAAAGTCCACCGATCCGGGCCTTTTCAGCATGGGTGTCCACAGCGGAGAGATCAGGGTCCAGCGGGACATCAGTGAATCTGACAGCATGAAGCAGAACCTTGTTATTTCAGTGAGAGATAACGGACAGCCCCCTCTCTCTGCGACGTGTTCTGTCTATCTGCTGATTTCTGATAACCTGGCTGAAGTTCCAGAGCTGAAGGACATGACTTATGAAGAGAAGAGCTCCAAACTAACGTCCTATCTGATCATCGCGCTGGTGTCGGTGTCCACCTTCTTCCTGACCTTCATCATCCTGATCCTGGCTGTGAGGTTCTGTCGCAGGAGAAAGCCCAGACTGTTGTTTGATGGAGCAGTGGCCATTCCCAGCGCGTACCTCCCTCCCAACTACGCAGAGGTGGAGGGAGCCGGGACTCTCCGCAGTTCTTACAATTATGACGCGTATCTGACCACAGGGTCCCACACCAGTGACTTCAAGTTCATCAGATCCTACAATGACAGCACTCTTCCTGCTGGGGGCACTCTGAGGAAGAGCCCGGACGACCCCTTTGGCTCCAGCTTTAACGAGGCACATGGGGAGGAGGTGAGGGAGACCTcttcacattttaaattaatctaA